A genomic window from Bubalus bubalis isolate 160015118507 breed Murrah chromosome 11, NDDB_SH_1, whole genome shotgun sequence includes:
- the LOC123328027 gene encoding targeting protein for Xklp2-like yields the protein MESPGKDQGLASSEGSSSHIQKILKSTEKQESEKRIKMWQEVVEVLETNAKSKKCNPVEAGLCKFKAQKLDSGILYSGCIFPKKLPEKPPTVPIGFDFEMEKRIKQREKAERVLEDKHFNAKPCPYPILLGVVGFPNKKEIPLTIPRTPAFVQKKRTPKPTQEGEDEEQPKVIRAQQLPHYGVPFKPKIPVRRTVEIRPFSFDSKSHLQKEKKIKQLQKGEVPKF from the exons ATGGAATCACCTGGAAAGGATCAAGGCCTGGCTTCATCAGAAG gttcttcttCCCATATACAGAAGATCCTAAAAAGTACTGAGAAGCAAGAGtcagagaagagaataaaaatgtgGCAAGAGGTGGTGGAAGTGttggaaacaaatgcaaaatccaAGAAATGTAATCCTGTAGAAGCAGGGCTCTGCAAATTTAAAGCACAGAAACTGGATTCTGGAATTCTTTATAGTGGGTGCATTTTCCCTAAGAAACTGCCAGAGAAGCCACCCACTGTGCCTATTGGCTTTGATtttgaaatggagaaaagaatcAAACAGCGAGAAAAAGCAGAGAGGGTATTGGAGGATAAACACTTTAATGCGAAGCCTTGCCCTTATCCTATCCTGTTAGGTGTTGTGGGTTTTCCCAATAAGAAAGAAATTCCACTTACCATCCCCAGGACACCTGCCTTTGTTCAGAAGAAGAGAACCCCAAAACCCACCCAAGAGGGTGAGGATGAGGAGCAGCCAAAGGTGATCAGAGCTCAACAATTGCCCCATTATGGAGTACCTTTTAAGCCCAAAATCCCTGTGAGGAGAACTGTGGAAATACGCCCTTTCTCTTTTGATTCAAAAAGCCActtacagaaagagaagaaaataaaacagctgCAGAAAGGGGAGGTGCCCAAGTTCTAG